The Lysobacter sp. HDW10 genome window below encodes:
- a CDS encoding thiolase family protein, translating into MGDVVIVGAKRTAIGSMLGQFTGVPTPQLGATAIKAALEHAKLSTDSVDEVIMGCVLPAGLGQAPARQASLAAGLPHRTGCTTINKVCGSGMKAVMFAHDLIKAGTANVVVAGGMESMTNAPHLLNGSRTGIRYGSAEFLDHMAWDGLTNPYDGKAMGVFGDATCAKFNIDRDALDAYSTESVKRAQEAIASGAFKAEIAPVTVSTRKGEVVVDTDEEPAKIDLAKIPTLRPAFGKEGVLTAAASSKISDGAAALVVASREAAEKSGAEILATVVAHATNSLAPDQFTVAPVGAIQQVLEKAGWKAEEVDLFEINEAFSVVAMLPMHELHIPREKINVNGGAVALGHPIGCSGARLLVTLIHAMQARGAKRGVASLCIGGGEATAVAIQMA; encoded by the coding sequence ATGGGTGATGTCGTTATCGTCGGTGCCAAGCGCACAGCCATCGGCTCCATGTTGGGTCAATTCACGGGCGTGCCGACCCCGCAACTCGGTGCCACGGCCATCAAGGCCGCACTTGAGCACGCAAAGCTGTCCACCGATTCTGTGGATGAAGTCATCATGGGCTGCGTGTTGCCGGCCGGTTTGGGACAAGCACCCGCACGTCAGGCGTCATTGGCGGCAGGCCTGCCACATCGCACCGGTTGCACCACCATCAATAAGGTGTGCGGATCGGGAATGAAGGCCGTGATGTTTGCCCACGACCTGATCAAGGCGGGCACGGCCAATGTCGTGGTTGCGGGCGGCATGGAATCCATGACCAATGCACCGCATTTGTTGAACGGTTCGCGCACGGGCATTCGCTATGGCAGTGCCGAGTTCCTCGACCATATGGCGTGGGATGGTTTGACCAACCCGTATGACGGCAAGGCCATGGGTGTCTTCGGTGATGCGACCTGCGCCAAATTCAATATCGACCGCGACGCACTCGACGCGTATTCGACTGAAAGCGTCAAGCGCGCACAAGAAGCCATCGCAAGTGGTGCGTTCAAAGCAGAAATCGCACCGGTCACCGTCAGCACGCGTAAAGGTGAAGTGGTTGTCGACACCGACGAAGAACCCGCGAAGATCGATTTGGCGAAAATCCCGACGCTGCGTCCTGCGTTCGGTAAAGAAGGCGTGCTGACCGCCGCCGCCTCTTCAAAGATCTCCGATGGCGCCGCTGCTTTGGTCGTCGCTTCGCGCGAAGCCGCTGAGAAGAGCGGTGCCGAGATTTTGGCCACCGTTGTCGCGCATGCAACCAATTCACTTGCGCCGGATCAATTCACTGTCGCGCCCGTGGGTGCGATCCAGCAAGTCCTTGAGAAGGCAGGCTGGAAGGCTGAAGAAGTAGACTTGTTTGAGATCAATGAAGCTTTTTCGGTGGTCGCAATGCTGCCTATGCATGAATTGCACATCCCCCGTGAAAAGATCAATGTGAACGGTGGCGCAGTTGCATTGGGACACCCCATCGGCTGCAGCGGTGCACGGCTCTTGGTCACCCTGATTCATGCCATGCAAGCGCGTGGTGCCAAGCGCGGCGTTGCCTCGCTCTGTATCGGTGGCGGCGAAGCGACGGCGGTGGCCATTCAGATGGCGTGA
- a CDS encoding carboxyl transferase domain-containing protein, with protein sequence MPELKSRIDTGSAEFKANTAYHESLLAELKSRLVRAAQGGGDAAREKHEARGKLLARERITALLDPGAPFLELNALAAEDMYDGAAPAAGIVTGIGRVMGQECVLVANDATVKGGTYFPMTVKKHLRAQEVALENRLPCIYLVDSGGAFLPLQDEVFPDKEHFGRIFYNQARMSGEAIPQVAVVMGSCTAGGAYVPAMCDESIIVKNQGTIFLGGPPLVKAATGEVVDAEALGGADVHTRVSGVADHLAEDDHHALAIARDIVSTFNRGKPKVAELRAPVEPKFNARELYGIVPQEARIPFDIREVIARLVDGSEFQEFKARYGATLVCGFAHIHGCPVGIIANNGILFSESALKGAHFIELCNQRKIPLVFLQNITGFMVGKKYENAGIARDGAKMVTAVACSNVPKFTVVIGGSFGAGNYAMCGRAYGGRFLWMWPNARISVMGGEQAASVLATVKRDGIESRGGAWSAEEEENFKAPIRAQYEDQGNPYHSTARLWDDGIIDPADTRRVLGLALHASLNAPIEPTKFGVFRM encoded by the coding sequence ATGCCCGAATTGAAGTCTCGGATAGACACTGGCTCCGCCGAATTCAAGGCGAACACGGCCTATCACGAAAGTCTTTTGGCCGAACTCAAATCGCGTCTTGTACGCGCGGCACAAGGTGGCGGCGATGCCGCACGCGAAAAGCACGAAGCACGCGGCAAGTTGTTGGCACGCGAACGCATCACTGCCCTACTCGATCCGGGCGCACCGTTTCTCGAATTGAATGCACTGGCTGCAGAAGACATGTATGACGGCGCAGCCCCCGCTGCAGGCATCGTGACCGGCATCGGTCGGGTGATGGGTCAGGAATGTGTGCTGGTGGCCAATGATGCGACGGTCAAGGGTGGCACCTATTTCCCAATGACCGTCAAAAAGCATTTGCGCGCACAAGAAGTGGCGCTTGAAAACCGCTTGCCCTGCATTTATTTGGTGGACTCCGGCGGCGCCTTCTTGCCGCTGCAAGATGAAGTTTTTCCGGACAAAGAACATTTCGGTCGCATCTTCTACAACCAAGCGCGCATGAGTGGCGAAGCCATCCCGCAAGTCGCGGTTGTGATGGGCAGTTGTACGGCAGGCGGCGCGTATGTGCCTGCGATGTGCGATGAAAGCATCATCGTGAAGAATCAAGGCACGATCTTCTTAGGTGGCCCACCGCTCGTGAAAGCTGCGACCGGTGAAGTTGTCGACGCCGAAGCCTTGGGTGGTGCAGATGTGCACACGCGTGTTTCCGGCGTTGCTGATCACCTGGCGGAAGACGACCACCACGCATTGGCGATCGCGCGCGACATTGTTTCGACCTTCAATCGTGGCAAGCCGAAAGTGGCAGAGTTGCGCGCACCGGTGGAACCCAAGTTCAATGCGCGCGAGCTGTACGGCATCGTGCCGCAAGAAGCGAGAATTCCGTTTGATATTCGCGAAGTGATTGCGCGTTTGGTGGATGGCAGCGAGTTTCAAGAATTCAAGGCGCGTTACGGCGCTACCTTGGTCTGTGGCTTTGCGCATATTCATGGCTGCCCGGTCGGCATCATCGCGAACAACGGCATCTTGTTTTCAGAGTCGGCGCTGAAGGGCGCGCACTTCATTGAGTTGTGCAATCAACGCAAAATTCCCTTGGTGTTCTTGCAAAACATCACCGGCTTCATGGTCGGCAAAAAGTATGAGAATGCCGGCATTGCACGCGACGGCGCAAAGATGGTGACGGCTGTGGCGTGCTCGAATGTGCCGAAATTCACGGTGGTGATCGGTGGCAGTTTCGGCGCAGGAAACTACGCGATGTGTGGCCGTGCCTACGGCGGCAGGTTTCTGTGGATGTGGCCGAATGCACGCATCAGTGTGATGGGTGGCGAGCAAGCTGCCAGTGTTTTGGCCACGGTAAAGCGCGACGGTATCGAGTCTCGTGGCGGTGCATGGTCGGCGGAAGAAGAAGAAAACTTCAAAGCGCCGATCCGTGCGCAGTATGAAGACCAGGGCAATCCCTATCATTCCACCGCACGCCTTTGGGATGACGGCATCATTGATCCAGCTGACACGCGTCGCGTCTTGGGCTTGGCTTTGCATGCATCTTTGAATGCGCCGATCGAACCCACGAAGTTCGGCGTGTTCCGGATGTGA
- a CDS encoding molecular chaperone HscC, with the protein MIIGIDLGTTHSLVGRFGKDGPELFPNAQGEVLTPSAISLDDQGNVLVGAAARDRAMTHPESSVSTFKRWMGTSRETRLGSHGFRAEDLSAFVLKSLIADAEAATGEKVTEAIISVPAYFGDAQRKATRIAGELAGIKVERLLNEPTAAALAYGLQERMDGATFIVLDLGGGTFDVSILEIFDGVMQVHASAGDNRLGGEDFLHVLIDLFVTEMKIDLNALTRAELALLRTRMEQVKSALSTKDRITLDIDLQGKHHIWEITEARFQRSSESLLQRVRAPIERAIRDAKLSPSDLAEVILVGGASRMPIFTRLVARMLGRLPLRHVHPDEAIALGACVAAGMKARNEALEEMVLTDVCPYTLGVGVSRDHGNGRRTEGHFSPILERNCTVPVSRSESFNAIEDNQREILLEVYQGESPRVSNNVLLGALSVKLPPRTKVADSVVDVRFTYDVNGVLQVEAKLLSTGNVEELILQNTPGVLNEDEVRARLAELASIKVHPRETQANLATIARLERVYEERLDLRPMLDEWLSTFMAHLESQDLAQIDRVRRELDGALAEIDTSPFA; encoded by the coding sequence ATGATTATTGGTATCGATCTCGGCACAACACATTCGTTAGTAGGACGATTTGGCAAGGACGGCCCTGAGCTTTTTCCTAATGCACAAGGTGAAGTCCTCACACCGTCTGCGATTTCGCTAGACGATCAAGGCAACGTACTCGTCGGCGCAGCAGCGCGTGATCGCGCGATGACGCACCCGGAAAGCAGTGTGTCCACCTTCAAAAGGTGGATGGGCACTTCGCGTGAAACTCGATTGGGTTCGCACGGGTTTAGAGCCGAAGATTTGTCTGCATTCGTTCTGAAGTCTCTGATCGCCGATGCGGAAGCGGCCACAGGTGAGAAGGTCACGGAAGCCATCATTTCAGTGCCCGCCTATTTTGGTGATGCACAGCGCAAAGCCACACGCATTGCGGGTGAATTGGCTGGCATCAAAGTTGAGCGCCTGCTCAATGAGCCGACGGCAGCTGCCCTCGCCTACGGCCTACAAGAACGCATGGATGGCGCGACGTTTATCGTGCTGGATCTCGGTGGCGGCACATTCGACGTGTCGATCCTGGAGATCTTTGATGGCGTCATGCAGGTGCATGCCTCGGCCGGCGACAACCGCTTGGGCGGAGAGGATTTCTTGCACGTCTTGATCGATCTATTCGTCACAGAGATGAAGATCGATTTGAATGCACTGACGCGTGCAGAGCTCGCCTTGCTTCGTACGCGCATGGAGCAAGTGAAATCTGCATTGAGCACGAAAGACCGCATCACCCTCGACATCGATCTGCAGGGAAAGCACCACATCTGGGAAATCACCGAGGCCCGTTTTCAGCGCTCATCCGAATCGCTGCTTCAACGTGTTCGCGCACCCATCGAGCGTGCGATTCGAGATGCAAAGCTATCGCCTTCTGATCTAGCCGAAGTGATTCTCGTTGGCGGCGCGTCGCGGATGCCGATCTTTACCCGATTGGTCGCCCGAATGCTCGGCCGACTGCCGTTGCGTCATGTCCATCCAGACGAAGCCATTGCGCTGGGCGCATGCGTCGCCGCTGGCATGAAGGCAAGAAATGAAGCCTTGGAAGAAATGGTGCTCACGGATGTCTGCCCCTATACCTTGGGTGTCGGCGTATCACGTGACCATGGCAACGGCCGTCGAACAGAAGGCCATTTTTCGCCGATCCTCGAACGCAACTGCACCGTGCCTGTCAGTCGGTCGGAAAGCTTCAACGCCATCGAAGACAACCAGCGCGAGATTCTGCTCGAGGTGTATCAAGGCGAAAGTCCGCGCGTCTCAAACAACGTGTTGCTCGGCGCACTCAGTGTGAAGTTGCCACCTCGCACCAAAGTCGCAGATTCTGTGGTCGACGTTCGATTTACTTACGACGTCAATGGCGTGTTACAGGTTGAAGCCAAATTGCTTTCAACTGGCAACGTCGAAGAACTGATTCTGCAGAACACACCCGGTGTACTGAATGAGGACGAAGTGCGCGCCAGGCTTGCAGAACTCGCGTCCATCAAGGTCCACCCACGCGAGACGCAGGCGAACTTGGCAACCATTGCCCGCTTGGAACGTGTCTATGAAGAGCGCCTGGACTTGCGGCCTATGCTCGACGAATGGTTGTCGACATTCATGGCCCACTTGGAGTCGCAAGATCTTGCGCAAATCGATCGGGTACGCCGTGAGCTGGATGGCGCGCTCGCTGAAATCGACACCTCGCCCTTCGCATGA
- a CDS encoding polymer-forming cytoskeletal protein: MAIGWKEKEKDGTRVDVAAFPDNAVSAPPMTAPIVSAPAPATSMAPASPALKESIISPDLSIEGKIEGSGHVRIAGKFKGDVNVKGNLTVEEGAKLNGSVRADRVSLAGELDGNIESAQHVELLKSCTLSGDIKADTLTIAAGSRVKGHVECGWKDGAGVDSKRTGTPANDG; this comes from the coding sequence ATGGCAATTGGTTGGAAAGAAAAAGAAAAGGACGGCACACGTGTGGATGTGGCCGCGTTTCCTGACAATGCAGTGTCGGCACCTCCGATGACCGCACCCATCGTTTCTGCACCTGCCCCCGCGACGTCTATGGCACCCGCCAGTCCTGCGCTCAAGGAATCCATTATTTCTCCCGACCTATCGATCGAAGGCAAAATCGAAGGCTCGGGTCACGTGCGCATTGCCGGCAAGTTCAAAGGCGATGTCAATGTCAAAGGCAATTTGACCGTTGAAGAAGGCGCCAAGTTGAACGGCAGTGTGCGCGCTGATCGTGTCAGCCTTGCGGGCGAACTCGACGGCAACATCGAATCGGCGCAGCATGTGGAACTGCTGAAGAGCTGTACGCTGAGCGGTGATATCAAAGCAGACACGTTGACAATTGCCGCTGGCTCGCGCGTCAAGGGTCACGTCGAATGCGGCTGGAAAGACGGCGCAGGCGTGGATAGCAAGCGAACCGGTACACCCGCCAACGACGGCTGA
- a CDS encoding DUF6587 family protein, giving the protein MSLTVQYIVIAAIGLFCLAFVVRSQLPSTWRKMTGSIALWAVRDGRPAWLKALGRRIAPSARAGNACGGCSNDDNCH; this is encoded by the coding sequence ATGTCTTTGACCGTGCAATACATTGTGATCGCGGCCATCGGCCTGTTCTGTCTGGCCTTCGTGGTGCGATCACAACTGCCAAGCACGTGGCGCAAAATGACGGGCTCCATTGCGCTTTGGGCAGTGCGTGATGGTCGGCCGGCGTGGTTGAAGGCGCTGGGTCGTCGGATCGCGCCTTCAGCCCGCGCAGGGAATGCCTGCGGGGGCTGTAGCAATGACGACAACTGCCACTAG